The genomic segment CGGTTCCTCGCCGAACTCCACGAAGCGTTCGCGTTCGACTCGTACGGGCGGGTCCGCGTCGCGGACGACGAGACGCCGCCCGACGACCACCGCTGGTTCGGCGACGACGAGGCAACCGAGTTCGCCGTCGCAGCGTCGCCGAGACGGCCCAGCGAGTCGACGGAGCGGCCGTCGGAGTCGCCGTGGCCGGGGTGGTTCCGTGCGTACGCCCGGGCCGGCATCGACGCCCTCCCGCCGGCGTTCGACGGCCTCCGCCCGGACATCGGTGCGGCGCTCCAGGCCGCCTCGCTCCCGTCGAGTCCGTCGTCCAGACTGTACCCGTGGGACCTCCGGCCCGGCAACGCGGTGTTCGACGGCGAGACGGTGGCGGCCGTCCTCGACTGGGGCGGTCCGCTCGCCGCCGCGCCGGGCCTCTCGGTCGCGAAGACGGAGCACCTCGTCGCCGACTGGTACGTCGAAGACAGCGAGTCGCTCCGCGTCGCGTTCAGGGACGGGTACGCGTCCGTGCGTCCGTATCCGAACGTGCGGTCGGTGTACCGACTGGTCGCGGTCGTTCGCTCGGCCGTCGACTCGCGGGGTGAGGTGACGCGGCCGCGGTTTCCCGAACTCGACGGCGGGCGAGCGGTGCAGTTCCACCGCGAGCGACTGCGGGAGTGGCTGTAGACCGTCGCGAGCGCCGGCCGACGAGGCCTCTCCGGTCGCTCGCCTTCGAACGGTACTCGTCACACAACTACTCGTTTCGTGACGTATCAGGAATCGTTATGTGCCCTACCAGACATGCACGACGAACGAATGTCTCGCCTCCTCTGTGGCTCTGATGCGGTCGCCGTCGACCGAGCGGCGTTCGACTGGGCGGCCGCCCGTTCCGAGGGCACTCCGGAGAGCGTCCTCTACGTCGCGAATCAGCCGCACCGCCTCCGGGAAGTCGAAGCGCAGTGGGAGGCGATCGGTCGTCCGCTCGAACTCACCGCGCTGACGCTGGACGAGTTCGTCGACCGTTGCTACGACCGAACCGAGGTCGGAGGCCCGGCCTCGCGGATGGACCAGCCGACCCGGCTTCGCCTCGTCGAACGCGCGCTGTCCCGCCTTCCGGCCGGTTCCTCGCTCGTGGACGGCGACGGACTACCGCCGACGGGTCTCGTAGAACAGGTGGAGGACCTGCTCAGTCTCGTCGAGTTCGCCGGTCTGCTGTCGCCCGAGGACGTGCGCCGGCGACTCACCGAGGACGGACTCGCCAACCTGAGTGCGGAACTGGGGAGCGTCGTCGGTCGGTTCTACGACGGCCGTGACGAACTCCCCGACACCGCGGGGAAGACGCTGTGGGCGGAGCGATATCGTCGCGTGGCGAACGCCGACGTCACCCGTGCGTTCCCGCACACGGACGCGGTAATCGTCGGTGGCTTCGACAGACTCTCCGTCCTCGCCGCGGCGGTCGTCGAGACCATCGCCGACGCGTGGCCCACCGCCGCGTCCGTCGCCCGGGTGACCGGGACGGACGGTCCGGCCGGCGTCGACGTGGCGACGACACCCGCGTGGGAGTTCTTCGTCGAGGACCTCGGCTTCGACCCCGACGGGGTCGTACCGAGAGCGTCACGACCGCTGGCGAATCGCCGCTTGGCAGCGGCGCCCTTCTCGCCCGACGCCGCTCCAGTCGACCTCGACGCGACGACCGTCGACACGGTCCTCCCGTCGTCGCTGCCGGGCGAGGTGCGGTACGTCGGACGGCAGGTACAGGAACTCCTGAGCGAGGGCGTCGACCCCGACGACGTCGGCGTCGTCGTCACCGCTCCCTCGGCGTACGCCCACCGCCTCGCGAACGAGTTCTCGGCCCGTGACGTGCCGCACGCCGTCGCCCGCGATTACGACCTCGACGGGACGGCGGTGGGGGCAGCACTGTTGACCGCGCTGGACCTGCTGGCGGACCCGACGCCCGGTGAGGACCTCCGAACGCTTCTGGACAACCCCCTCGTCGCACCCGCGCTCGCTGACTGGGAGGACGTGAGTGCGGCGCAGGTGTCCGACGCACTCGCCGACGCCGAGAGCCTCGACGACCTGGGGAGAACGCGTCGCGACGCCGTCGAGTCCCTGCTGAGTGCGGCAGCGGCCGCCGCCGACGACGGGAGCGTGGAGTCGTACCGTCGGTTCCTCGAGGACCTCGGCATCGAAAACGCGGTCGAAAATCCGGCGACAACCGGCTCACAGCGGGTCGTCTACCGCAGTGCCGAACGGGTGCTGGACGCCGTCGAACGGACGGGTGACGGCGACGACGTAGAACGCGCCCGGCACGCGCTGGGTGCCGTCTCCGTCACCGACGACCCGACGGTCCGGGAGGGCCGGGTGGAAGTTCTCGGTGCCGCCGAACTCGGGATGCGAACGTTCGACCGCGTGTTCGTTCTCGGCCTGACGGCGTCGCAGTTCCCGGGTTCGGCGAGTCGCCTCGCACTCGTCGACGCGGTCACAGACGCGCACCCGGACTTCTCCGAGGCCGACCAGGCGCGACGCGCCGAGTACCGTATCGCGAGCCTCGTCGCCGGGGCCGAATCCGTCACTCTCTCGCGGCCGAAACAGCAACTCGACGGAACCGAGTACATCGACGCGGGCATTCTCGCGGAGATTCGCCGCATCACCGACACCGAACCGCGGCGCCGGGACGAGTTCGGACACCTCGTTGGTCAGGACCCAACTGGTCGCCGAGACAAAGTCGGTGCGCGAGCTGACGCACAGCGAGCGTTCGCGACGGCTGGCGCTCGCGCCGGTCCCGACACACTCGGCGAGTACGCGACTGCCGCGTCGTCGACCGGGCTGTTCGCGGAGGCAGCTGGGAGTAGTGACCGTCTCAGTACGGGGATAGCACCGGGAGAGGGAGTAGTCGAAGGGATCCAGACCGCGTCTGATCGTGGGCTTGCGCGACCGTCAGAGCGTACGGGCTGGGTCACTCCTGAGACGGCACAGGACCTTTCGTTCCAGCTCGACCGACTCTCGCCGACGCAGGTGGAGCGATACGCCAGCTGCCCGTTCCGCTTCTACGCGAAGGAAGTCCTCGGGCTGGAAGAACCAGACCGCGACGAAGGACCAATCAATCGTGGGCACTACGTTCACGAGGTTCTGGAACGGTTCTACACGGAACTTCGAGACGAAGTGGGGGCTCCGGTTTCGCTCGTCGGATTCGATCAAGATGATCTGGAGGCGCGACTCCTCCGTATCGCGGTCGACGAACTCCAAGCCGTCGACGACGAGTTCGACGACCGCTGGCTCTTCGAACTACTGGCCGGCCTCGGTGATGCCGATC from the Halogeometricum rufum genome contains:
- a CDS encoding phosphotransferase family protein gives rise to the protein MSDVAAVLEREFPDRSVASATPARRGNTKETTLVAFADGGGAVVQFAADAAAFRTELALARAVRERTSVPTPRVLAAGRLDGRAYAVVERVAGTDLHERFSRVDDGTRTRLARRFGRFLAELHEAFAFDSYGRVRVADDETPPDDHRWFGDDEATEFAVAASPRRPSESTERPSESPWPGWFRAYARAGIDALPPAFDGLRPDIGAALQAASLPSSPSSRLYPWDLRPGNAVFDGETVAAVLDWGGPLAAAPGLSVAKTEHLVADWYVEDSESLRVAFRDGYASVRPYPNVRSVYRLVAVVRSAVDSRGEVTRPRFPELDGGRAVQFHRERLREWL
- a CDS encoding PD-(D/E)XK nuclease family protein translates to MHDERMSRLLCGSDAVAVDRAAFDWAAARSEGTPESVLYVANQPHRLREVEAQWEAIGRPLELTALTLDEFVDRCYDRTEVGGPASRMDQPTRLRLVERALSRLPAGSSLVDGDGLPPTGLVEQVEDLLSLVEFAGLLSPEDVRRRLTEDGLANLSAELGSVVGRFYDGRDELPDTAGKTLWAERYRRVANADVTRAFPHTDAVIVGGFDRLSVLAAAVVETIADAWPTAASVARVTGTDGPAGVDVATTPAWEFFVEDLGFDPDGVVPRASRPLANRRLAAAPFSPDAAPVDLDATTVDTVLPSSLPGEVRYVGRQVQELLSEGVDPDDVGVVVTAPSAYAHRLANEFSARDVPHAVARDYDLDGTAVGAALLTALDLLADPTPGEDLRTLLDNPLVAPALADWEDVSAAQVSDALADAESLDDLGRTRRDAVESLLSAAAAAADDGSVESYRRFLEDLGIENAVENPATTGSQRVVYRSAERVLDAVERTGDGDDVERARHALGAVSVTDDPTVREGRVEVLGAAELGMRTFDRVFVLGLTASQFPGSASRLALVDAVTDAHPDFSEADQARRAEYRIASLVAGAESVTLSRPKQQLDGTEYIDAGILAEIRRITDTEPRRRDEFGHLVGQDPTGRRDKVGARADAQRAFATAGARAGPDTLGEYATAASSTGLFAEAAGSSDRLSTGIAPGEGVVEGIQTASDRGLARPSERTGWVTPETAQDLSFQLDRLSPTQVERYASCPFRFYAKEVLGLEEPDRDEGPINRGHYVHEVLERFYTELRDEVGAPVSLVGFDQDDLEARLLRIAVDELQAVDDEFDDRWLFELLAGLGDADRNEYYNRTAVDGRPAGILVRFLEEELALYVDPDNRLQDGPLTAAPVWFESKLSFDRDGTTIRGVLDRGETTPDGRAIVRDYKTGYTSSERDTLDGLSFQLPLYAKLLEENVDEVTEAVGGGYYRLKNPSDVSSTAGQIGFVGDEPPNASWRGNSYNDGYGGTPMVYHGSDKPSIESRAGFREFLDEVVPRRLASIVAGIEAGTFHPTVNDPDDAGCSNCPFRDACDVRSHRRQLFMENMESEGRDAYVPPIARGVEWAPVAEEGEN